The following proteins are encoded in a genomic region of Periophthalmus magnuspinnatus isolate fPerMag1 chromosome 21, fPerMag1.2.pri, whole genome shotgun sequence:
- the LOC117389263 gene encoding plasma membrane ascorbate-dependent reductase CYBRD1, which yields MENYRLFLSAFCAAAITGSLSIIFVLIWVLHYREGLAWDGGSAEFNWHPVLMVAGLIFLQGTAIIIFRLPWTWACNKQVMKWIHACLHLLAFTLTVISTVAVFDFHNTAKIPNMYSLHSWLGIAAVILYCLQIVVGVVLYLIPITPVSWRAAFMPVHVFFGTLLFVGIISVALMGITEKLIFALKSPKYSQSPPEALFVNVLGVLLVAFGAIVVYTVTRVSWKRPNDQVLHSLHTDEVGEDNGKVGPALTQLPETADAEASDVRKRSSKQDENN from the exons ATGGAGAATTATAGACTGTTTCTGTCTGCTTTCTGCGCTGCAGCTATAACCGGGTCACTCTCCATTATATTTGTGCTGATATGGGTCCTCCACTACAGAGAAGGGTTGGCCTGGGATGGAGGGTCGGCAGAATTCAACTGGCATCCTGTCCTAATGGTTGCTGGCTTGATATTTCTTCAAGGAACTG ccataatcATCTTCAGACTTCCTTGGACTTGGGCAtgcaacaagcaggtgatgaagtGGATCCATGCATGCTTACACCTACTggcctttactttgacagtGATATCCACAGTAGCAGTGTTTGATTTCCATAACACTGCCAAAATCCCAAACATGTACAGCTTGCACAGCTGGCTGGGGATAGCAGCTGTAATACTTTACTGCCTACAG ATTGTTGTTGGAGTTGTTTTGTACCTGATTCCCATCACACCTGTATCATGGAGAGCAGCGTTTATGCCAGTCCATGTCTTTTTTGGAACTTTACTGTTTGTAGGAATCATCTCTGTTGCACTCATGGGCATAACggaaaagctcatttttgccTT GAAAAGCCCCAAGTACAGCCAGTCTCCACCTGAAGCGCTCTTTGTGAATGTTCTTGGAGTGCTCTTGGTGGCTTTTGGGGCTATTGTGGTGTACACTGTCACTCGAGTGTCTTGGAAACGGCCCAATGACCAGGTCTTGCATTCCCTGCATACCGACGAGGTGGGAGAGGACAATGGAAAAGTGGGACCAGCACTGACACAACTACCTGAAACAGCAGATGCTGAGGCTAGTGATGTCAGGAAAAGAAGCAGTAAACAGGATGAAAACAactga
- the dcaf17 gene encoding DDB1- and CUL4-associated factor 17 isoform X2, whose protein sequence is MALSKRKRCLNAVDVLNRRSCEAEDAGTVSRNNIKLLRGLLLQDTRKFSKVWCKSSKSTITCEAGQMYFENYQNCYSCLHLEPSLLYKLPRRPKQEKFEDALLCQTPLDKTLETPMDQKPNLLVLTTNNWLYRLSAQTGKELQRIYLSPNHRFKYLGWDVSQEVLYVKSVQNKESVLERQAGITHNTLMHLAVFKAFPLQIMGIIEINKKVFGNSVSDVVLSQGVLAVSYSNKSVKLYSSEHIFQRYTIDKLTLGKQSPLLGGKTVGEFPYGIPVNVHITDSLPVIFEVSCSHTGMQIGYPWHFIHTPPHKKHTGTYHICSLKDCTPARNGIRNMKCCSLETDVIMFHPDDTGRIIHVGPKSIEVLKIVDDLNSLASSMIVEDFSIIIDEHRNRSPRVTVTSSGRTVKQRYDQLDDDPNQETFRMVEYEDELDLLAVVVTHGEEGAVQVRLYDNQNGELLRTIELTESWDETYRHELIFDKDTIVHIEQQKTTFCCHVYKLEAAMK, encoded by the exons ATGGCGCTGTCCAAGAGAAAGCGCTGTCTTAACGCTGTTGATGTCTTGAACCGGAGAAGCTGTGAGGCTGAGGATGCTGGCACCGTGAGCAGGAACAATATCAAACTTCTGAGAGGCTTACTCCTCCAG GACACCAGGAAGTTTTCAAAAGTGTGGTGCAAATCATCGAAATCAACAATAACTTGTGAGGCTGGACAAATGTACTTTGAAAATTATCAGAACTGTTACAGCTG CCTTCATTTAGAACCGTCTCTTCTTTATAAACTGCCCAGACGCCCTAAACAGGAGAAATTTGAAGATGCCTTGCTGTGTCAAACACCGCTT GACAAAACACTGGAAACCCCTATGGATCAAAAACCTAACCTCCTTGTATTAACTACAAATAATTGGCTTTATCGTCTCTCAGCTCAAACAGGCAAAGAGCTACAGAGAATTTACTTATCTCCAAACCATAGATTTAA ATACCTTGGCTGGGATGTCTCACAAGAAGTATTATATGTAAAGTCTGTTCAAAATAAAGAATCAGTTTTAGAACGTCAG GCTGGAATCACACACAACACCTTGATGCATCTCGCTGTCTTTAAAGCTTTCCCTCTTCAAATTATGGGCATTATAGAGATTAATAAGAAG gtATTTGGGAACAGTGTGAGTGATGTTGTGCTGTCTCAAGGTGTGCTTGCTGTGTCTTATAGCAACAAGTCTGTAAAATTGTATAGCTCGGAGCATATTTTTCAGAGG TACACGATAGACAAACTGACTCTAGGAAAGCAAAGTCCACTTCTTGGAGGAAAAACTGTTGGGGAATTTCCTTATGGTATCCCAGTTAATGTCCACATTACAG ATTCACTTCCTGTGATTTTTGAGGTGTCCTGCTCGCATACTGGCATGCAGATTGGTTATCCATGGCACTTTATTCACACACCACCTCACAAAAAGCACACTGGGACCTACCACATCTGTTCCCTCAAAGACTGCACACCA GCAAGGAATGGCATCCGAAATATGAAATGCTGCTCGTTGGAGACTGATGTGATTATGTTTCATCCTGATGACACTGGACGAATCATTCATGTTGGACCAAAATCTATTGA AGTGCTAAAAATTGTCGATGACCTAAACAGCTTGGCCTCGTCAATGATTGTGGAAGATTTTTCAATTATTATTGATGAACACAGAAAT CGATCACCTCGGGTAACTGTAACCTCATCAGGACGTACGGTGAAACAAAGATATGATCAGCTTGATGATGACCCAAACCAAGAA ACCTTCCGGATGGTGGAGTATGAGGACGAGCTGGATCTTTTAGCTGTGGTGGTCACACATGGAGAGGAAGGAGCAGTACAGGTCCGACTCTATGACAATCAGAATGGAGAACTACTTCGAACCATTGAACTAACTGAGTCTTGGGATGAG ACCTATCGGCATGAGCTGATCTTTGACAAAGACACAATTGTACACATTGAGCAGCAGAAGACCACCTTTTGTTGTCATGTTTACAAACTTGAAGCTGCTATGAAATGA
- the dcaf17 gene encoding DDB1- and CUL4-associated factor 17 isoform X1, with protein sequence MALSKRKRCLNAVDVLNRRSCEAEDAGTVSRNNIKLLRGLLLQDTRKFSKVWCKSSKSTITCEAGQMYFENYQNCYSCLHLEPSLLYKLPRRPKQEKFEDALLCQTPLDKTLETPMDQKPNLLVLTTNNWLYRLSAQTGKELQRIYLSPNHRFKYLGWDVSQEVLYVKSVQNKESVLERQAGITHNTLMHLAVFKAFPLQIMGIIEINKKVFGNSVSDVVLSQGVLAVSYSNKSVKLYSSEHIFQRYTIDKLTLGKQSPLLGGKTVGEFPYGIPVNVHITDSLPVIFEVSCSHTGMQIGYPWHFIHTPPHKKHTGTYHICSLKDCTPARNGIRNMKCCSLETDVIMFHPDDTGRIIHVGPKSIDQICSFRVLKIVDDLNSLASSMIVEDFSIIIDEHRNRSPRVTVTSSGRTVKQRYDQLDDDPNQETFRMVEYEDELDLLAVVVTHGEEGAVQVRLYDNQNGELLRTIELTESWDETYRHELIFDKDTIVHIEQQKTTFCCHVYKLEAAMK encoded by the exons ATGGCGCTGTCCAAGAGAAAGCGCTGTCTTAACGCTGTTGATGTCTTGAACCGGAGAAGCTGTGAGGCTGAGGATGCTGGCACCGTGAGCAGGAACAATATCAAACTTCTGAGAGGCTTACTCCTCCAG GACACCAGGAAGTTTTCAAAAGTGTGGTGCAAATCATCGAAATCAACAATAACTTGTGAGGCTGGACAAATGTACTTTGAAAATTATCAGAACTGTTACAGCTG CCTTCATTTAGAACCGTCTCTTCTTTATAAACTGCCCAGACGCCCTAAACAGGAGAAATTTGAAGATGCCTTGCTGTGTCAAACACCGCTT GACAAAACACTGGAAACCCCTATGGATCAAAAACCTAACCTCCTTGTATTAACTACAAATAATTGGCTTTATCGTCTCTCAGCTCAAACAGGCAAAGAGCTACAGAGAATTTACTTATCTCCAAACCATAGATTTAA ATACCTTGGCTGGGATGTCTCACAAGAAGTATTATATGTAAAGTCTGTTCAAAATAAAGAATCAGTTTTAGAACGTCAG GCTGGAATCACACACAACACCTTGATGCATCTCGCTGTCTTTAAAGCTTTCCCTCTTCAAATTATGGGCATTATAGAGATTAATAAGAAG gtATTTGGGAACAGTGTGAGTGATGTTGTGCTGTCTCAAGGTGTGCTTGCTGTGTCTTATAGCAACAAGTCTGTAAAATTGTATAGCTCGGAGCATATTTTTCAGAGG TACACGATAGACAAACTGACTCTAGGAAAGCAAAGTCCACTTCTTGGAGGAAAAACTGTTGGGGAATTTCCTTATGGTATCCCAGTTAATGTCCACATTACAG ATTCACTTCCTGTGATTTTTGAGGTGTCCTGCTCGCATACTGGCATGCAGATTGGTTATCCATGGCACTTTATTCACACACCACCTCACAAAAAGCACACTGGGACCTACCACATCTGTTCCCTCAAAGACTGCACACCA GCAAGGAATGGCATCCGAAATATGAAATGCTGCTCGTTGGAGACTGATGTGATTATGTTTCATCCTGATGACACTGGACGAATCATTCATGTTGGACCAAAATCTATTGA TCAAATTTGTTCATTCAGAGTGCTAAAAATTGTCGATGACCTAAACAGCTTGGCCTCGTCAATGATTGTGGAAGATTTTTCAATTATTATTGATGAACACAGAAAT CGATCACCTCGGGTAACTGTAACCTCATCAGGACGTACGGTGAAACAAAGATATGATCAGCTTGATGATGACCCAAACCAAGAA ACCTTCCGGATGGTGGAGTATGAGGACGAGCTGGATCTTTTAGCTGTGGTGGTCACACATGGAGAGGAAGGAGCAGTACAGGTCCGACTCTATGACAATCAGAATGGAGAACTACTTCGAACCATTGAACTAACTGAGTCTTGGGATGAG ACCTATCGGCATGAGCTGATCTTTGACAAAGACACAATTGTACACATTGAGCAGCAGAAGACCACCTTTTGTTGTCATGTTTACAAACTTGAAGCTGCTATGAAATGA
- the mettl8 gene encoding mRNA N(3)-methylcytidine methyltransferase METTL8, with translation MHCLPCHFTANLAKGFRRLCLRKNSTSNRPAAPLGSRILTNPNDVFKHNMWDHVQWTEEDKENARLKAEENSSIRVPLNEQVKFDKDAGQIWEKFYETHHNKFFKNRKWLFAEFPELLPPAQTRTSHHEHTDIQTPSFPGQHAAFRILEVGCGVGNSLFPILSTIKKTDAFVYCCDFSSNAIELMKAHPDYDASMCHSFVHNICDEEVPFPFPPQSLDVILAVFVLSSIHPERMEGVVNRLSAYLKHGGVFLFRDYGRYDFSQLRFKNGCCLAENFYTRGDGTCVYYFTKEEVQNLFVNAGLDEIQNLEDKRLQVNRGKKVVMRRVWVQSKFKKR, from the exons ATGCATTGTCTGCCATGCCACTTCACTGCTAATTTGGCAAAGGGTTTCAGGAGACTGTGTTTGAGGAAAAACAGCACTAGCAATAGACCTGCTGCCCCTCTGGGTTCAAGAATTTTAACAAACCCCAATGACGTATTTAAACATAATATGTG GGACCATGTGCAGTGGACAGAAGAGGACAAAGAAAATGCTCGACTCAAAGCAGAAGAAAACTCAAGCATAAGAGTTCCTTTGAATGAACAAG TTAAATTTGACAAAGACGCAGGACAAATATGGGAGAAGTTTTATGAGACACACCACAATAAGTTCTTTAAAAATCGTAAGTGGCTGTTTGCAGAATTTCCAGAACTGCTTCCACCAGCTCAGACCAGGACCTCACACCATGAACATACGGACATACAGACTCCTTCTTTCCCTGGACAGCATGCTGCGTTTAGGATTCTAGAG GTTGGCTGTGGAGTTGGCAACAGTTTATTTCCTATTTTGAGTACAATAAA AAAGACAGATGCTTTTGTTTACTGTTGTGACTTCTCTTCAAATGCCATTGAGCTGATGAag GCTCACCCTGACTATGATGCCTCCATGTGTCATTCTTTTGTCCAtaatatttgtgatgaggaggtCCCCTTTCCCTTCCCACCTCAGAGTCTGGATGTTATTCTGGCCGTCTTTGTCCTCTCCTCCATTCACCCAGAGCG AATGGAAGGAGTGGTTAACAGACTGTCAGCATACCTCAAACATGGAGGAGTATTTCTTTTCCGAGATTATGGAAGATATGATTTCTCACAGCTCAGATTTAAAAACG GTTGCTGTCTAGCAGAGAATTTCTACACTCGAGGAGATGGAACCTGTGTATATTATTTTACCAAAG AAGAGGTTCAGAACTTATTTGTCAACGCTGGACTTGATGAAATTCAGAATTTGGAAGACAAACGTCTTCAAGTGAATAGAGGAAAGAAAGTTGTAATGCGGCGAGTGTGGGTGCAAAGTAAATTCAAGAAAAGATGA